The following proteins are encoded in a genomic region of Glycine max cultivar Williams 82 chromosome 18, Glycine_max_v4.0, whole genome shotgun sequence:
- the LOC100790370 gene encoding uncharacterized protein isoform X3, whose product MARDSCLARVTAGAAMGGAVGGAVGAVYGTYEAIRYKLHINWLQTTIQKFNSACSSCTSTGCIPFRQHPLLLANRVK is encoded by the exons ATGGCAAGGGACAGTTGCCTCGCTCGTGTCACCGCCGGCGCCGCTATGGGCGGCGCTGTCGGCGGCGCCGTCG GTGCTGTGTATGGAACATATGAAGCTATTAGGTATAAG CTGCACATCAACTGGCTGCAAACCACAATTCAGAAATTCAATAGTGCCTGTTCCAGCTGCACATCAACTGGCTGCATACCTTTCAGGCAGCACCCACTACTGCTGGCGAACAGAGTCAAATAG
- the LOC100790370 gene encoding uncharacterized protein isoform X2 has protein sequence MARDSCLARVTAGAAMGGAVGGAVGAVYGTYEAIRYKCLFQLHINWLQTTIQKFNSACSSCTSTGCIPFRQHPLLLANRVK, from the exons ATGGCAAGGGACAGTTGCCTCGCTCGTGTCACCGCCGGCGCCGCTATGGGCGGCGCTGTCGGCGGCGCCGTCG GTGCTGTGTATGGAACATATGAAGCTATTAGGTATAAG TGCCTGTTTCAGCTGCACATCAACTGGCTGCAAACCACAATTCAGAAATTCAATAGTGCCTGTTCCAGCTGCACATCAACTGGCTGCATACCTTTCAGGCAGCACCCACTACTGCTGGCGAACAGAGTCAAATAG